The Phycisphaerales bacterium genome includes a region encoding these proteins:
- a CDS encoding SDR family oxidoreductase codes for MLEAGSNVLITGATGLIGGELVRTLITQPVGKVWALARPTPEAGPALRLGERLRRSGVDPAAAANLGVRAVAGDITIERLGLSDSAYEEICREADIIIHSAAETSFIRAAACRKTNIAGARNIIDFTRTCQREPLLVCISTAYVSGVVADACLSEEEASASDHHNEYTRSKAVAEELFNTSGLPVLTVRPSVVLSAGVPDSGFARAILQFVPLLAEFEAVPIDPVARPDAVPVQYVVDSIVRLLQLRARKYDCYHISAGNVGTSNYAEMARVLDRFYQRPQPLRLISPKQWNRELHRQYVGTPKRRRLFASLRNYLPFLNMNVAYDNSRLRAELGERFPALPPLTSYLFELLRLMSDDPATARMMRLANRA; via the coding sequence GTGCTTGAAGCTGGGTCGAACGTCCTCATCACCGGCGCCACCGGTCTCATCGGCGGTGAACTGGTGCGGACGTTGATCACACAACCGGTGGGGAAGGTGTGGGCGCTCGCGCGCCCGACGCCGGAGGCCGGGCCAGCTCTGCGCCTGGGTGAGCGTCTGCGGCGGTCGGGTGTCGACCCGGCAGCCGCGGCTAATCTGGGCGTACGGGCGGTGGCAGGGGATATTACGATCGAACGGTTGGGCCTCTCCGACAGTGCTTATGAGGAGATCTGCCGCGAAGCGGACATCATCATCCACAGCGCGGCCGAGACGTCCTTCATTCGCGCTGCGGCCTGCCGCAAGACGAACATCGCTGGTGCGCGGAACATTATCGATTTCACGCGCACGTGCCAGCGTGAACCACTGCTGGTCTGCATCAGCACGGCGTACGTCAGCGGCGTGGTCGCCGATGCCTGCCTCTCGGAAGAAGAGGCGTCGGCGAGCGACCATCACAACGAGTACACCCGCTCCAAGGCAGTGGCGGAGGAGCTGTTCAACACAAGCGGCCTGCCGGTTCTGACGGTGCGGCCGTCGGTTGTCCTCAGCGCGGGTGTGCCGGATTCGGGCTTCGCGCGCGCGATTCTCCAGTTCGTACCGCTGCTGGCCGAATTCGAAGCCGTGCCGATCGACCCGGTGGCGCGGCCGGATGCCGTGCCCGTGCAGTACGTGGTGGACAGTATTGTCCGGCTGCTGCAGTTGCGTGCGCGGAAGTATGACTGTTACCACATTTCGGCCGGCAACGTCGGGACATCCAACTACGCGGAGATGGCCCGCGTGCTGGATCGTTTCTACCAGCGGCCCCAGCCGTTGCGACTGATCTCGCCGAAGCAATGGAATCGCGAACTCCACCGGCAGTATGTCGGTACTCCAAAACGCCGCCGGCTGTTCGCCTCGCTGCGGAACTACCTGCCGTTCCTGAATATGAACGTGGCGTACGATAACAGCCGGCTGCGGGCGGAACTCGGCGAGCGTTTCCCCGCGCTGCCGCCGCTCACGTCGTACCTGTTTGAGTTGCTGCGGCTGATGTCGGATGATCCCGCGACGGCGCGGATGATGCGACTCGCGAACCGGGCGTAG
- the queC gene encoding 7-cyano-7-deazaguanine synthase QueC, protein MSSSRPAIVLLSGGLDSATTLAMARQEGFTPLALSFRYGQRHAGEIAAARAVAVAQGNTEHLVVEMDLRVFGGSALTAPIAVPKDRDLAATDIPITYVPARNTIFLAYALALAEVRQAVDIFIGVNAVDYSGYPDCRPEYITAFEHMANLATRAGVEGQHVRIHTPLIALRKSDIIRCGLALSVDYGLTRSCYDPDAAGRGCGHCDSCRLRRAAFAELGREDPAPYMDD, encoded by the coding sequence ATGTCCTCAAGCCGTCCCGCGATCGTGCTTCTCTCCGGTGGCCTCGACAGTGCTACTACGCTCGCGATGGCGCGTCAGGAGGGCTTCACACCGCTCGCGCTGAGCTTCCGCTACGGGCAGCGCCACGCCGGCGAGATCGCTGCGGCCCGCGCGGTGGCCGTGGCTCAGGGCAACACGGAGCATCTGGTCGTGGAGATGGACCTGCGCGTCTTCGGCGGTTCAGCTCTCACGGCGCCGATCGCAGTCCCGAAAGACCGCGACCTCGCCGCTACAGACATTCCCATCACGTACGTACCGGCGCGCAACACGATCTTCCTCGCCTATGCCCTGGCACTCGCCGAAGTGCGCCAGGCGGTCGACATCTTCATCGGTGTGAACGCCGTCGACTACAGCGGTTACCCGGACTGTCGGCCGGAATACATCACAGCGTTCGAGCACATGGCCAATCTCGCTACGCGTGCCGGGGTCGAGGGGCAACACGTTCGCATCCACACCCCGCTGATCGCGCTGCGCAAGAGTGACATCATCCGGTGCGGACTCGCGTTGAGCGTCGATTACGGCCTCACGCGGAGTTGCTATGACCCGGACGCGGCCGGCCGCGGCTGTGGCCATTGCGACAGTTGCCGACTGCGGCGCGCGGCGTTCGCGGAGTTGGGCCGAGAGGATCCGGCGCCATACATGGACGATTGA
- a CDS encoding peptide ABC transporter substrate-binding protein produces MIPKLALLILVPTTAVLVTLALGERSQRADFVVVTLEPRTLDPQRLSWLHEIQLAAALFEGLTRLNAATFVPEAAVAEQWEVSPDRREFTFHLRPTARWSNGEPVTAEHFRFAWLRALDPKAEAAYANLFFVIDGAEAYYRSRLEDATTSALPAETVGIAVLGPHTLRITLTAPCAYFLDLTSFIAFVPLHPPTLERWAYRDGQVLRGTQHLWLRPENIVCNGAFVLHDWAFKERVWLERNPHYWDTDTIAVDTIEGTIMGDMNAALIAYRTGRVDFVRGVERTVAQALLAEQAAGRRSDFRTGERFASFFFRVNTKRPPFDNVELRKALSLALDRDAICAHVMGLGEQPAYSFVPRAAIPLMERSGPDGGVIHYTPPEGLGAGLTQAEREVLAREHLARSGLGMAVARRPIELAFAGGDAEQRLIAEAVQSMWERVLGVRVSLLQMEGKVLTTKLRNLDYDVARATWFGDYMDPSTFLELFTTHNGTNLTGWSFVAYDELIAAAAVEGDNLERFRLLAAAERILVEDALPILPLFFRQGNYLLQPRFEGVNDNVRDLLQIHRVRPVTRED; encoded by the coding sequence ATGATCCCCAAGCTCGCACTCCTGATCCTCGTACCGACAACGGCGGTCCTCGTCACCCTCGCTCTGGGTGAACGCAGCCAGCGCGCCGATTTCGTGGTGGTCACGCTTGAACCGCGCACCCTCGACCCGCAGCGCCTCAGTTGGCTGCACGAAATCCAACTCGCCGCCGCCCTCTTCGAAGGACTCACCCGCTTGAATGCGGCAACGTTCGTGCCCGAGGCGGCCGTTGCCGAACAGTGGGAAGTCAGCCCCGACCGCCGTGAATTTACATTCCACCTGCGGCCCACCGCCCGCTGGTCCAACGGCGAACCCGTCACGGCCGAACATTTCCGCTTCGCCTGGTTGCGCGCCCTCGATCCGAAAGCCGAGGCAGCGTATGCCAATCTTTTCTTCGTGATCGACGGCGCGGAGGCCTATTACCGTTCACGCCTCGAGGATGCCACGACTTCCGCTCTCCCGGCCGAGACCGTCGGCATCGCGGTACTCGGCCCCCACACCCTGCGGATCACGCTGACGGCGCCGTGCGCGTACTTCCTTGACCTGACCTCCTTTATCGCCTTCGTACCGCTGCATCCGCCAACGCTCGAACGTTGGGCCTATCGTGACGGTCAGGTATTGCGCGGAACGCAACATCTCTGGCTGCGGCCGGAAAACATCGTCTGCAACGGGGCATTCGTGCTGCACGATTGGGCCTTCAAGGAGCGTGTCTGGCTGGAACGTAATCCGCACTACTGGGATACGGACACGATCGCCGTCGATACGATCGAAGGGACGATCATGGGAGACATGAATGCGGCCCTGATCGCCTACCGCACCGGCCGGGTAGATTTCGTGCGCGGTGTTGAACGGACAGTGGCACAAGCGCTGCTGGCGGAGCAGGCGGCCGGGCGTCGCAGCGACTTTCGCACCGGTGAACGTTTTGCGAGTTTCTTCTTTCGGGTAAACACAAAACGGCCACCATTCGACAATGTGGAACTGCGAAAGGCGTTGTCGCTGGCACTGGACCGCGACGCGATCTGCGCACACGTCATGGGCTTGGGGGAGCAGCCGGCGTACTCATTCGTACCGCGGGCGGCGATTCCGCTGATGGAGCGGAGTGGACCCGACGGTGGCGTGATCCACTACACCCCGCCGGAAGGTCTCGGGGCGGGCCTGACGCAGGCCGAGCGGGAAGTTCTGGCACGCGAGCACCTGGCCCGCAGCGGCTTGGGGATGGCGGTGGCGCGCCGGCCGATCGAACTGGCCTTCGCCGGCGGTGACGCGGAGCAGCGCCTGATCGCCGAGGCGGTGCAGTCCATGTGGGAGCGCGTGCTGGGGGTGCGCGTGAGTCTGCTGCAGATGGAAGGCAAGGTACTGACCACGAAGCTCCGTAACCTCGACTACGACGTCGCCCGGGCCACCTGGTTCGGGGACTACATGGACCCGAGTACGTTTCTCGAGCTCTTCACGACCCACAACGGTACAAATCTCACGGGGTGGAGTTTCGTCGCGTACGACGAACTGATCGCCGCGGCGGCCGTCGAGGGCGACAATCTGGAGCGGTTCCGGCTGCTGGCCGCAGCGGAGCGCATCCTCGTCGAAGACGCCCTGCCGATCCTGCCGCTGTTCTTTCGACAGGGAAACTATTTGCTTCAGCCACGGTTTGAGGGGGTCAACGACAACGTGCGGGATCTGCTGCAGATCCATCGCGTGCGCCCGGTCACACGGGAAGATTGA
- a CDS encoding bifunctional nuclease family protein, translating into MEVRMDLAQIRISESHDHQVIVLRERNGNRLLQIVIGLSEALAIDRRVNGVQLQRPMTHDLLANTIELLSGEIEKIVINDLQQHTFYAKLVIRHHGELVEVDARPSDAIALGVADEVPLYVEDHVLNEAATQ; encoded by the coding sequence ATGGAAGTTCGCATGGATCTCGCGCAGATCCGTATCTCGGAGTCGCATGATCACCAGGTGATCGTGCTGCGGGAACGGAATGGCAACCGCCTGCTCCAGATCGTCATCGGTCTGTCGGAAGCGCTCGCGATCGATCGGCGCGTGAACGGGGTGCAGTTGCAGCGACCGATGACCCACGACCTGCTCGCGAACACGATCGAGTTGCTCTCCGGCGAAATCGAGAAAATCGTCATCAACGACCTGCAGCAGCATACTTTCTACGCCAAGCTCGTCATTCGTCATCACGGCGAGCTGGTCGAAGTGGACGCCCGGCCGTCGGATGCGATCGCGCTGGGCGTTGCCGACGAAGTTCCGCTGTACGTCGAAGACCACGTGTTGAACGAAGCCGCGACCCAGTAG
- a CDS encoding ribulokinase → MPATPTFSLGLDFGTNSARALLVDLRSGEEVASAVAPYPSGTQGVLLDPRDPLLARQSPADWAAALTRAVRAAVRMGNRHKAFRPEGIIGIGIDTTGSTPLPVDATSRALALRPEFAKNLHAAAWLWKDHTSHAEAEEITELLRLEAPEYLLLCGGAYSSEWFWSKILHCLRTAPRVFAAAASWLEQCDYIPALLTGCDDVRKLPRSICAAGHKAMFHPKLGLPPAELLGRLDPRLADLRTRLYNQAFTADQVAGTLAPDWARRLGLPAGIPIAVGAIDAHLGAVGAGIRPGTLVKIIGTSSCDMMITEQGGRTPEIPGLCGYADGSIVPAYWGIEAGQSAVGDLFHWFVHHFDRRRDGHAALSREAATLRPGESGLLALDWNNGNRCTLVDVRLTGLLVGQTLHTTPAETYRALIEATAFGARAIMERLEEYGVQVREVVNCGGIADKNPLIMQIYADVTGRPMKIARSSQACALGAAICGAVAAGKRRGGFASFAQAQKKLTGTRPTVYRPERRAHTVYNELYGLYRRLYDAFGNTDHAQPVGDLMKELLVIRDCVRQRV, encoded by the coding sequence ATGCCCGCGACGCCCACGTTCTCGCTCGGGCTCGATTTCGGAACCAATTCCGCCCGCGCGCTGCTTGTGGATTTGCGCTCCGGGGAGGAAGTCGCCTCCGCGGTAGCACCCTACCCAAGCGGCACGCAGGGCGTCCTGCTCGACCCCCGCGATCCGCTGCTCGCACGCCAGAGTCCCGCCGACTGGGCGGCGGCGCTCACCCGCGCCGTGCGGGCCGCCGTCCGCATGGGCAACCGGCACAAGGCATTTCGGCCGGAGGGCATCATCGGCATCGGCATCGACACGACGGGGAGCACTCCGCTGCCGGTGGATGCGACCAGTCGGGCGCTGGCCCTGCGGCCGGAATTCGCGAAGAACCTGCACGCCGCGGCGTGGCTGTGGAAGGACCACACCAGCCACGCTGAAGCCGAGGAGATTACCGAGCTGCTGCGGCTCGAAGCGCCGGAATACCTGTTGCTCTGCGGCGGCGCATACAGCAGCGAGTGGTTCTGGTCCAAGATTCTGCACTGCCTGCGCACGGCCCCGCGGGTCTTCGCCGCGGCCGCATCGTGGCTCGAACAGTGTGACTACATCCCCGCCCTGCTGACGGGTTGCGACGATGTGCGCAAGTTGCCCCGCAGCATCTGTGCCGCCGGTCATAAGGCCATGTTCCACCCTAAGCTCGGCCTGCCGCCGGCGGAGCTCCTGGGGCGGCTTGATCCGCGTCTGGCAGACCTCCGCACACGGCTTTACAACCAGGCGTTCACCGCTGACCAGGTTGCCGGCACCCTCGCGCCCGACTGGGCCCGCCGACTCGGGTTACCGGCGGGGATTCCGATCGCAGTGGGAGCCATCGACGCACATCTCGGCGCCGTCGGGGCAGGCATTCGCCCCGGCACACTCGTGAAGATTATCGGCACCAGTTCGTGCGACATGATGATCACCGAGCAAGGCGGACGTACGCCTGAAATCCCGGGCCTGTGCGGCTACGCGGATGGTTCGATCGTGCCGGCCTACTGGGGGATCGAGGCCGGGCAGTCGGCCGTCGGGGACTTGTTTCACTGGTTCGTGCACCATTTTGATCGTCGGCGCGACGGTCACGCAGCCCTCTCCAGAGAGGCGGCCACGCTTCGCCCCGGGGAGTCCGGCCTGCTCGCGCTGGACTGGAATAACGGTAATCGCTGCACGCTCGTTGATGTGCGTCTGACAGGTCTGCTGGTCGGTCAAACCCTGCACACGACGCCTGCGGAGACCTATCGCGCGCTGATCGAGGCCACGGCCTTTGGTGCGCGCGCGATCATGGAACGCTTAGAGGAATACGGCGTGCAAGTCCGTGAGGTCGTGAATTGCGGCGGCATTGCCGACAAAAATCCGCTGATCATGCAAATCTATGCGGATGTGACTGGCCGGCCGATGAAGATCGCGCGCTCTTCCCAGGCCTGCGCGCTGGGGGCGGCCATCTGCGGGGCGGTGGCAGCGGGTAAACGCCGCGGTGGCTTCGCTTCCTTTGCGCAGGCCCAGAAGAAGCTCACTGGGACGCGACCGACGGTCTACCGGCCCGAACGCCGTGCCCACACCGTCTACAACGAGCTGTATGGCCTGTACCGCCGACTCTACGACGCTTTCGGCAATACAGACCACGCACAGCCGGTGGGTGACCTGATGAAGGAGCTACTCGTCATTCGCGACTGCGTACGACAGCGTGTTTGA
- a CDS encoding GGDEF domain-containing protein, whose protein sequence is MGARGLILIVLVGVAVGLPVWLLARGSPSPPAQDSIATAALVTLLAERLGTAPAETLTEDWLSPVLAQADTLRWAAVLGPDGQGYEFRRRLAVPTAVLHGQIDRTATVPTRRALRLDGMASQRFELCTWPQPAGTVLALVVDHGQAAGASRASGSDPRRLLQAVAAGIGVLGLVLAFAWLRWAIERPLQVLSRQAGGLTADLRALGASTPEELTGVVQTVSQLQREVRQFRREADELRETVDGQVAARTRAAQRAQQKAERDAGTDVLTGVESRAAFEREVPPLFEQARIADRRLALILIDVDHFKQHNDALGHVAGDRLLTFLGNLIRATLHTVPCRTFRYGGDEFVALLPDTAAPVAADLARRLAALFAQHVRALRGPQPAAALSLGVAERQQDKAAEWSDLLKLADVAMYFAKKHGTAVATASEVRAAQVQRT, encoded by the coding sequence ATGGGGGCACGCGGCCTCATTCTGATCGTGCTCGTTGGCGTGGCCGTGGGCTTACCCGTATGGCTGCTGGCGCGCGGTTCGCCCTCACCACCCGCGCAGGATTCGATTGCCACGGCCGCGCTGGTCACGTTGCTCGCCGAGCGACTGGGAACAGCCCCCGCCGAAACGCTTACCGAAGACTGGCTCAGCCCCGTCCTGGCCCAAGCAGACACCTTGCGCTGGGCGGCCGTACTTGGACCGGATGGCCAGGGCTACGAGTTTCGGCGTCGACTCGCGGTGCCTACAGCGGTGCTCCACGGGCAAATTGATCGCACCGCTACGGTCCCAACCCGCAGAGCCCTGCGCCTCGATGGCATGGCCTCACAACGCTTTGAACTCTGCACCTGGCCACAGCCCGCGGGTACCGTCCTCGCACTCGTCGTCGATCACGGGCAAGCGGCGGGCGCATCGCGCGCTTCCGGCTCCGATCCAAGGCGCCTCCTCCAGGCGGTCGCCGCGGGAATTGGCGTCCTGGGTCTGGTTTTGGCGTTCGCGTGGCTCCGCTGGGCGATAGAACGTCCGTTGCAGGTGCTCTCCCGGCAGGCCGGCGGGCTGACGGCGGACCTGCGCGCGCTGGGAGCATCTACGCCAGAAGAGCTGACCGGCGTGGTTCAAACGGTGAGCCAGTTGCAGCGCGAAGTACGGCAGTTCCGGCGTGAGGCCGATGAATTGCGTGAGACCGTGGATGGCCAGGTCGCAGCGCGGACGCGTGCCGCGCAGCGTGCGCAGCAGAAAGCGGAGCGCGATGCTGGTACGGACGTGCTGACAGGGGTTGAGAGCCGGGCCGCATTCGAGCGAGAAGTGCCGCCGTTGTTTGAGCAAGCCCGGATCGCGGATCGGCGCCTGGCGCTGATTCTCATCGACGTGGACCATTTCAAGCAGCACAACGATGCGCTCGGCCATGTTGCCGGAGATCGCCTGCTGACTTTCCTGGGCAATCTGATCCGCGCGACGCTCCACACCGTGCCATGTCGCACGTTTCGATATGGTGGGGACGAGTTCGTGGCGCTGCTGCCGGATACGGCCGCACCCGTGGCGGCTGACTTGGCCCGCCGGTTGGCGGCCCTGTTCGCGCAGCACGTGCGGGCGCTGCGCGGCCCGCAGCCCGCGGCCGCACTTTCTCTGGGGGTCGCCGAGCGGCAGCAGGACAAGGCGGCCGAGTGGTCGGACCTGCTGAAGCTGGCCGATGTGGCCATGTACTTCGCGAAGAAGCATGGCACGGCGGTGGCCACGGCGTCCGAGGTGCGGGCGGCGCAGGTGCAGCGAACCTAA
- a CDS encoding cyclase family protein, with protein MGRYYDISPPISSDLATWPGDVPFHSDVQRQDTAGVQITTSTLHLTAHLGAHADAPSHYDAEGLDIDECDLDAYLGPCQVIHVEVPRGALVTPAMILEPVLVPRVLIGTATHPTTERFNEDFAGLSVELIDGLRAAGVTLIGVDTPSVDRFQDADLPAHRRIAAQDMRILEGLVLSAVPAGVYELIALPLKLVGCDGSPVRAILRTIELE; from the coding sequence CTGGGTCGCTATTACGACATCTCACCACCAATCAGTTCGGACCTCGCCACCTGGCCGGGAGACGTACCGTTCCACAGCGACGTGCAGCGGCAAGACACCGCCGGGGTACAGATAACGACCTCGACGCTGCATCTGACGGCGCACCTCGGGGCGCACGCGGACGCGCCGAGCCACTACGATGCCGAGGGGCTGGACATCGACGAGTGCGATCTCGATGCCTATCTCGGTCCGTGCCAGGTGATTCACGTCGAAGTGCCGCGCGGGGCCTTGGTGACTCCTGCGATGATCCTCGAGCCCGTGCTCGTGCCGCGCGTGCTCATCGGCACCGCCACGCATCCGACGACGGAGCGTTTCAACGAGGATTTCGCGGGCTTGTCGGTCGAATTGATCGACGGTCTACGCGCAGCCGGGGTAACGCTGATCGGGGTGGACACGCCGAGTGTGGATCGCTTCCAGGACGCGGATTTACCCGCGCATCGGCGCATTGCGGCGCAGGACATGCGGATACTCGAAGGCCTGGTACTGAGCGCGGTCCCCGCCGGCGTATACGAGCTGATCGCGTTGCCGCTGAAGCTGGTGGGATGCGACGGCAGCCCGGTACGGGCGATCCTGCGAACGATCGAACTGGAGTGA
- a CDS encoding dual specificity protein phosphatase family protein, with the protein MTAAAARRSGLRDPHQWYLWLTGLIGSRYDGLRNFHVVTPGVLLRAGQPHVRDLDQIRAEHGLRTIVCARGGTRHPLRGRWFGKERAWCARHGVRFEHMPFSDADVPPAVVFDQFLDLLAQPESRPVLVHCEQGFHRTGILCAAHRIRNEGWELDRALAELQFLGFEIERPKRRLLLDALLKWAGGGEGSHVRRPL; encoded by the coding sequence ATGACGGCCGCAGCCGCCCGCCGGTCGGGACTGCGCGACCCGCACCAGTGGTATCTCTGGCTGACGGGGTTGATCGGGAGCCGTTACGACGGCCTGCGGAACTTCCATGTGGTGACCCCTGGCGTGCTGCTGCGCGCCGGCCAGCCGCACGTACGTGATCTGGACCAAATACGTGCCGAGCATGGGCTGCGTACGATCGTGTGCGCGCGGGGTGGAACGCGGCACCCTCTGCGGGGGCGCTGGTTTGGCAAGGAACGGGCGTGGTGCGCGCGGCATGGGGTCCGGTTCGAGCACATGCCGTTTTCCGACGCGGATGTCCCACCGGCGGTCGTTTTCGATCAGTTTCTTGACCTACTCGCCCAACCGGAATCCCGCCCGGTGCTCGTGCACTGTGAGCAGGGGTTCCATCGGACCGGCATCCTCTGCGCGGCGCACCGGATTCGGAATGAGGGTTGGGAGCTCGATCGGGCGCTGGCGGAGCTACAATTCCTTGGTTTCGAAATTGAACGCCCCAAGCGCAGACTGTTGCTGGATGCGCTTCTGAAGTGGGCTGGTGGTGGAGAAGGCAGCCATGTCCGTCGACCGTTGTGA
- a CDS encoding UMP kinase, whose protein sequence is MSTPQPQYHRIVLKISGEGFCPPGGFGLHREPLDRVAAEIADVAKLGVQVGVVCGGGNFLRGARFADELGIDRATADYMGMLGTVLNALALQEALERFGQPARVQSALAIARVGEPFDRQRCLRHLESGRVVLLAAGTGNPHVTTDSCAAMRAIELRADILLKGTKVDGVYTADPHRDANAKLYEYVTYDEVIHGRLRVMDISATDLCEQYNLPAIVFNLFDHGALRRVVLGETLGTRMGPPR, encoded by the coding sequence ATGAGTACCCCGCAGCCGCAATACCACCGTATTGTTCTCAAGATCAGCGGGGAGGGGTTTTGCCCGCCCGGGGGCTTCGGTCTCCACCGCGAGCCGCTCGACCGGGTGGCCGCCGAAATCGCCGACGTCGCAAAACTCGGCGTGCAGGTCGGCGTCGTCTGCGGCGGCGGTAATTTCCTCCGCGGCGCCCGCTTCGCCGACGAGCTCGGCATCGACCGCGCCACGGCTGATTACATGGGCATGCTCGGAACCGTCTTGAATGCGCTCGCGCTGCAGGAGGCCCTGGAACGCTTCGGCCAGCCCGCGCGTGTTCAGAGCGCCCTTGCGATCGCGCGTGTCGGCGAGCCGTTTGACCGGCAACGGTGCCTCCGTCACCTGGAATCCGGGCGTGTCGTACTGCTCGCCGCGGGGACCGGCAATCCGCACGTGACGACGGATTCCTGTGCGGCGATGCGGGCCATCGAGCTGCGGGCGGATATCCTGCTGAAAGGGACCAAAGTGGACGGTGTGTACACGGCCGACCCACACCGTGACGCAAATGCTAAACTATACGAATACGTAACTTATGATGAAGTGATCCATGGACGCCTCCGCGTGATGGACATCAGCGCCACCGACCTCTGCGAGCAATACAACCTCCCCGCCATCGTCTTCAACCTGTTCGACCACGGGGCACTGCGGCGGGTCGTGCTCGGCGAGACGCTCGGCACGCGCATGGGGCCCCCGCGATGA
- a CDS encoding phosphoribosylformylglycinamidine cyclo-ligase: protein MEDRIGPAVRRTYSPRVLPSHGAFAGLFRLDYDEKLFARNYREPVLVGCTDGVGSKVLVAQKAKRLDTVGIDLVAMSVNDLLCCGAEPLFFLDYIAIHRLVPAQVAMLIEGVATGCEQARCALLGGETAEMPDLYRRGHFDLAGFAVGVVERARMLSRADVHPGDQLIGLPSSGLHSNGYALARKLLLHGPAAEWQKPNRALGESILEALLRPTRIYVQPVLAALRAYRNRPKIVGLAHITGGGLPGNVPRMLPDDCDAILRRGAWPVPPIFGLLQHRGVAEEEMYRVFNMGIGLVLAVRPGSAAAVLRRLERAGETPYLIGRVRRGRGQVELT from the coding sequence ATGGAAGACCGGATCGGCCCAGCCGTACGGCGGACGTACAGCCCGCGCGTACTGCCGAGCCACGGGGCATTCGCCGGCTTGTTCCGCCTCGATTACGACGAGAAGCTGTTTGCCCGGAATTATCGCGAGCCGGTGTTGGTGGGTTGTACCGATGGGGTGGGTAGCAAGGTGCTGGTCGCTCAGAAGGCCAAGCGACTGGACACGGTGGGCATCGACCTGGTTGCGATGAGTGTCAACGACCTGCTGTGCTGCGGGGCGGAGCCGCTTTTCTTTCTCGACTACATCGCGATCCACCGGTTGGTGCCTGCGCAAGTCGCCATGCTCATCGAAGGCGTAGCCACCGGCTGCGAGCAGGCCCGCTGTGCATTGCTCGGGGGAGAAACCGCCGAAATGCCGGACCTGTACCGCCGCGGGCATTTCGACCTCGCCGGCTTCGCGGTGGGCGTGGTCGAGCGGGCCCGCATGCTGAGCCGCGCCGATGTTCACCCCGGTGATCAACTCATCGGTTTGCCGTCGAGCGGTTTGCATTCCAACGGTTATGCCTTGGCGCGCAAACTCCTGCTGCATGGCCCGGCCGCAGAGTGGCAGAAGCCCAACCGCGCCCTGGGTGAGAGTATCCTCGAAGCACTCCTGCGCCCGACGCGGATCTACGTACAGCCCGTGCTTGCGGCGTTGCGGGCGTATCGCAACCGGCCGAAGATCGTGGGGCTGGCGCATATCACCGGTGGGGGCTTGCCGGGCAATGTGCCGCGCATGCTGCCGGACGACTGTGATGCAATCCTGCGGCGGGGCGCCTGGCCGGTGCCACCGATCTTCGGCTTATTGCAACACCGCGGGGTGGCCGAAGAAGAGATGTATCGGGTCTTCAACATGGGGATCGGGCTGGTGCTGGCTGTGCGGCCCGGGTCGGCGGCGGCGGTGCTGCGGCGGCTCGAGCGAGCGGGTGAAACACCGTACCTGATCGGGCGTGTACGGCGCGGGCGCGGACAGGTGGAGTTGACGTGA
- the metG gene encoding methionine--tRNA ligase subunit beta, whose product MADAPAQIAYDDFAKLDLRIATIEQAEPHPAADKLLVLQVNLGSEKRQILAGIRAHYPPEQLVGRQIVVVANLAPRTMRGLESQGMLLAASGPDHREVILLAPERPIAPGAKVS is encoded by the coding sequence ATGGCCGACGCCCCCGCCCAGATTGCCTATGACGATTTTGCAAAACTCGACCTGCGTATTGCGACCATCGAGCAGGCCGAACCCCATCCGGCTGCCGACAAGTTGCTCGTGTTGCAGGTCAACCTCGGCAGTGAGAAGCGCCAGATCCTGGCCGGCATTCGCGCGCATTACCCCCCGGAACAACTCGTCGGCCGTCAGATTGTCGTGGTCGCCAACCTCGCTCCGCGCACCATGCGCGGCCTCGAGAGTCAAGGCATGCTGCTGGCCGCTTCCGGTCCGGATCACCGCGAAGTCATTCTGCTTGCGCCCGAGCGCCCGATAGCGCCCGGGGCGAAGGTTTCCTGA